AAAGATTTTGCTGAGAACATATTGAAAGCTATAAGGGAAGTGGATTGGGGGAGGCACATGATGGGAATTAAGTCAATTTAAGAGGTGTACAGAATAATATGAGGATTAGTGTCTGAGTGATGAGGGGTGGTTGGAGGGCTAGTGGCTATCAATGCAAACCTGGATGTGAAGCACTGCGGTACTCATGGTTTCTGGGACTCTTGGTGAAAGGGGCCCATTCATCCTCCTGCCTCATCTCAGCCTTCTTCTCAGGCCTGTATCAGGTACCCAAAAGCCCTGAAAGTCTGAAATGTGAGCCTGGATTATGGAGGTGTCCTTGAAGCACACAAACCTCTCTGGGGTCCCTTAAATCTGACTAAGAGCTATTTCAAGGCCGGAACGGGGCAAATTTTACAAACAACAACACAATGTGattctctagaacagtggttctcaaagttcgGTCCCCAAGCAAGCAGCAGGAGCAGCATACCCTTAAAATTCGTTAGAAGTGCCGATTCTCTGGCCCCACCAGTGTTGCTACACCAGGAACTCCAGGAGCAGGCCCAGCAAACTGGGTTTTAGCAAGGCAAGGATACTAGGCACATCTCATGCTCACTAAGGTTTGAGACCCCACTATTCTATAGGAACTCAACAATCACTAGCTTAGTGATGCAGTTGAAGATTGACTTTCTTCCTATGagccttgttggtcaaataagtttataaatatgatgtataggtttgctcgcttatagtttgcattgggtgtgggagacaggctgtaagctggcaaagaccttatagcctaaggcttagttttaagtctaagcctttcccacccttttaatactaagatcttctcaacactaagcttttccccacatccttgactgttgcatgatgtggggtggtggactcttatgaggaatcccatttatgcctcagataagtggctttgtatcagagacttccttatttgtatattggcttaaaggcttgaatttctacactataaaataaggcagaccaggggcactctcactcagttcctgccatcagcattgcagagaagaggcagccaagatggcagcatgctgaaggagaagccagtttgtgcagagaaaaggagatggggaacagaggggaataaggctggtggggtctttgattctaggaataatCAGAGAAGTCAGtaactttgggagccctgaatggaaagaaaagtgtGTATTTactgctgtgtgtatttcttgcctgcagggtgcaagctaggattaaaggcaattagcccaccagtttttggttccattgtttcattaccctctgtctgaatcaaatgcgaatctgcaagggccaggtggctgtgatagtggccgtggctactggctttacaagcctAAAATTTTTAACCACAGCATAATGAGGAGAAAATTCTCTTCCAAGTGTCTGGTCTGGCCTTGAAACTTACATATGAAGGGCCCAAGACACAGAGGAGTGGGACTTGACCAAGCCCTCCCAGCAAGACTGAGGTTACAATTCCAAATAACACAaggacaacaacaacagaaatccAGAGCCTGGAGAATGGTGTTGTTTAGATGGGCCACACACTTGCagcgtttcttttctttttaatatagattgatattgtgtgtgtgtgtgtgttttctacgACTCAACTCAAGGCAAAACGATCTGCTTTACTTCAGgttcttttaaagtttattttgttttgtattgttttgggaATTGCAGAGTTGTAGTTTCCCAAGGCAGACCCCGAGCGTCTGAGGAATGCCGCAGCCTCCGCGGAAACAGGAGGCTTTCTGCAGCCTGATGAGTCTGCTGTGGCCCTGTTCtcacttttgccattttaaattcatttggcCTCCGGGGAGAGGCGGACAGCCGAACTCCGCGCGAGCTGGAGCTGCGGCTCCCTCTGCTTCTGGAGAGGAGATTTAGccttaatttttgtgacagaTGGAGTTGATAGTCTCTCCACggaaaggggaggaaaaaagCGCCAGTTTTTGACAGGCCGCAGACGCCCGGTGCCTCTGGTGGTCGAAGGCTGCGTTGCGCTGCAGTTAAGGTAGTTCCAAACTCCCGCCCCTGGATGACACAGGCTGCTGTACCCGGCCGCTTCCCATAAACCTAGTGAGGGATGGAAACGTACAATTTAATAGAAACCTTGGAGCGTACCAGTTTATCCTCTTCCTTTATGTTGTGACTGAAGCCAGTGGGTACTGCTCAAAATCTCTAAAgatttttaatgctattattattttttaatcgcCAATCATGCTAGTAATCTATatccctaaaatattaatttggttGATTAGATTTGTCTTGCAATTGACCACGATGCCCGGCTCCAGCACCATACCCGCCAGATCCGCAAATTTGGACTGGGTGTTGGGATGAAAGGAGGAACTGTAAATATCTCATCAGcaccacccccctccccaactAAAGCGTGTGCCTCTTtcttgtgtgtggtttttttccctCAAGTTTCAAAGTCCCACAATAAATTCTCTGATTTCCCTGTCCTACCTGTGATGATCAGGACCCAAAGATGAGAAACCCGAAATACAAACTGAATTCTGAACCCAGTCGAAGGCACAGATGGGGTCCAGGGAGAATTAAtgcaattaccaaaaaaaaaaaaaaagtatcaaacaaAAAGGCCCGTGGCCCAGCCGAATGCAAACAGCTGCCCCTAAGCCCTGCCCGCTGGTTCTGAGCGCAAGCTGGGGCTCCATATCCGAGCCTCcttaagaggaggaggagctccCGGGCCTCTGTCAGGCTCCTTAAGCCCTTCCTTTCAAGCCCTGAATGCCTGAATGTGAGCTGcccaccaccctcccctccctcccccactctgcaACCCCACTCCAGCggctcggaaaaaaaaaaaaaaagtttcaacaaCAACAGGCAGGACCAATAGCATCTCGAAAAGCCGGGAAAGGGGGCCGAGCAAAGGGCGAAAGAgagtggagaaaggagaaagcgGGCAGGCTTGGAGCGCGCGGGGCCGGGGCTGGCCGAGCCGGAGGAGCGTTgctaatgtttttgtttgtttgcttttccatGCATGCATAATGAGGGGGCACCGCGGCACCACGCGGGGGCTCctggcccacttttgtatttaaaGCCTCGCTGTGAGCGAGTCCGCTTCCCGGGCTCCTTGTCACCCGAGAAGCCGCAGCCGAGGGAAACCCAGGAGCGGCTCTCCAGCCGCGCCGAGTTTCTTGTTCTACTCGCGCGGCCCGGAAAGGGCTCCCCAGAGCTCGGCCGAGACCGGGGTCGCCGCgggcggagggggaggggacgcGGCGGCCGAGCCGCGAGAAGGCGGGCAGCGCACGGACGCGAGCCAGGAAGCGGCGCGATGCGAgagccggcggcggcggcggcgcggctCTGAGCCCGGGAGGAAGGAGCCGCCGCGGCCGCACAACGGATCTGCAGGCGCGGAGCGAAATGCACCCACGGCGCTCCGCGGTCCTGCAGCCCCGCCGCGGCCCCGCGGCCCGCAGCCCACCGGGGCGGCAGTGAACGCCTACCGCCACCGCCGGGGGCCGAACGGAGGGGCAGTTCGCGGCTGTGCATTTCGAGAAGTCACCGCAGCCGACCGAGGCAGACCTTTTGCGAGCAGCAGAGCACCCGCCAGCAGCGCGCATGGATTTATGAAAACACTCATGCAAGAAGTTGGCAGCACAGAGGCAAACTTTTCCACCGGCTCTGCGTCTGCCGCTTCCCGCGCCTCGTCTCCTCTACCCTCCTCGCCCGGCGGCCGCCGCTGCCCGCGATGGTGGCAAGGCTgctgggcggcggcggcgggaccCGCGGGGGGACCGTGCCGGGCGCCTGGCTGTGCCTGATGGCGCTTCTGCAGCTGCTGGGCTCGGCGCCGCGGGGCTCGGGGCTGGCGCACGGCCGCCGCCTCATCTGCTGGCAGGCGCTGCTTCAGTGCCAGGGGGAGCCGGAGTGCAGCTACGCCTACAGCCAGTATGCTGAAGCGTGCGCGCCGGTGCTGGCGCAGCGCGGCGGGGGCGACGCGCCGGGGGCCGCTGCCGCCTTCCCGGCCTCGGCCGCTTCCTTCTCGTCGCGCTGGCGCTGTCCGAGCCACTGCATCTCGGCCCTCATTCAGCTCAACCACACGCGCCGCGGTCCAGCTCTGGAGGACTGTGACTGTGCACAGGACGAAAACTGCAAGTCCACCAAGCGCGCCATTGAGCCATGCCTGCCCCGGACcagcggcggcggcgcgggcggcCCGGGCGCGGGCGGGGTCATGGGCTGCACCGAAGCCCGCAGGCGCTGCGACCGCGACAGCCGCTGCAACCTGGAGCTCAACCGCTATCTGACCTATTGCGGCAAGCTCTTCAACGGGCTACGCTGCACCGATGAGTGTCGCACGGTCATCGAGGACATGCTGGCTTTTCCCAAGGCAGCACTGCTCAACGACTGCGTGTGCGACGGCCTCGAGCGGCCCATCTGCGAGTCGGTCAAGGAGAACATGGCCCGCCTGTGCTTCGGCGCTGAGTTGGGTAACGGCCCCGGCAGCAGCGGTTCCGACGGGGGCCTGGACGACTACTACGACGACGAGTACGACGACGAGCAGCGCGCTGGGGGCGCgggcggcgagcagccgctggacGACGACGACGGCGTCCCGCACCAGCCGCGCCCGGGTGGCGGCGCTGCTGCGGCGGGAGGCCGCGGGGACCTGCCCTATGGGCCCGGGCGAAGGAGTGGCGGCCACGGCAGCAGCGGTCGTTTGGCGCCCCAAGGCTTCTGGACTCCGTTCGCCTCTatcttgctgctgctgctctgggtGCTATTTTAGCCCTGGCGCTTCCCGCCAAAGGTTACAGGAGGGCCCGTGCCAGGGCACTTGTGGCTTGGGGACAGAGGGGATGGTTAGGGGTACTTGCCAAAACGTTTTCAAAGTTGACTCTACCTAGCCGGTCTCCCCACCACAGCTTTTGGCACTTTCCCCGTCTCCTCTCCGGACCAAGACTTGGacatcctccccttcccccattccaGGCTCCAGAAACTCCCAATACGTCTGCTCTGCAGAAACCGCCTTAGCTAGAGAGTCCTGGACGCCTGGCATGGAACgggctggaggaggtgggggacagACCGTAGTCCCGGACCCCAAAGAGGGTGCTGACCAGAGGGGCCTTAACAGTTTCAAGGGACTGGGCTTGGAGCTGGGTTTTCGAAGGGGGGATTTACATTTGcaaagaggctgtcttttttaTGAGcatttttcggggggggggggcggagaagggCCAGTATCGACTTTTACTGTGGCCATTGAAGACGTTGGAAGCCTAAGTAATTAGAGAAGTTCCACTTTCCCATTCATTCGTTTACTCTTGGTACCAGCGCCCCAAATTCTCAGTTTTTGCCTGGAGGTGGGAAGGGGTTAATATTCCTGAATTAGTTTTGGATAACTTTGAGCCCTTGAACTTAATTTCATTCCCACCACTCTGATCTCTTTAGCACATTTCTTAGGATTAAGGGTAAAAGTTGATCTAAAGAGTTGCTAGTGATATTAAACAATGCAAGTTTGTATTAAATGAGCTCTGCACTGCCATCTATGAAAGCCTCTTTatgatgtttgttttgttgtcttttGTTCTTTACATCAAGAAGTATGTACAAATATGCGGAGAACGTATATTGCTTCTGCTTTTATCAGGGTGCTAAATCCTGGTACTTCTTATATAAAGTGTATTAAAACTGGGGTTTGTTACCAGTTGCTGTACTTTGtatatagaatttttataaattgtatgcttcagaaataatttatttttaaaaaagaaattaaaaactttaaatccgCATTCATACTACACCTTTTCTCCCTGAAATGTATAGAAACCATTTGTCACCAGGGATCAAAACCCACAGATCATTGTGAAATGTGCTCTATCTAGAACAGTCTTAAAATGTACAGTGTATTTTATAGACTTGAAGTTAACATTCTTATTTTCAAGAGAATTTATGGACATTGTAGAAATGTATAAATGCATTTCCAAACTGCCttaaacattgtatttttatagacatggttaaaaaaaaagtcttatgttTTAAGTAACTATggctttgtgtatttcttttgggggggggggtatttgttttattaatatgtgTACATCAGTAAAGAGTTTTAAGTAATGAATATGGTGTAGTTACTTTCCAGAGTTACATTGTGGTTAACCCAATAATGGgtgaggagggaggtggaggggccaCTGGGAATCTATCAACCATCAACtgaaattaaaatacagtatGAGAAGAGTATTGAGGGCTATTATTTCTGCCTTTAATTTAATGAACAATTAGACATCTGTAAATGAGGCAGCTAAAAAGATATAATTGACTGGCCTCCACTGGTTTTTATGTTTGTGGAGAGAAATCACAAAATAATGTCTCCTACATAATTTGAGAATAACCCagacatctctttctcctcccccatttccagtggaacccccccaccaccaccactacccccAGGAGTGTCCTATGGCTACTTACATTTTGTACAATCAAACATGTCAATAACATCTGCTACCAATAGGTCTTAGGAAACCTGTGAGACTCAATACTTCAAAGTCATTTTCACACTTTGCTTGAAAAAGTACAAAATTTTGTTACAAAACATTCAGGCGAGCGAAAGTAAACACACTGGGGAGAGGAACAATTACCAGAACTTGTAATATTGTTGTGAGGAGTTGTTTAGCAGTGGGCTGAAGGCTGGGTTCCTGCCAGAGCTACTGATCTACACTCAAACGCCCTTAGATAAATAATTACACTCTTAAGCTGTGTCGAGTGCTGATACACTTGACCTTGTAAATAGAAATGTTTGCAGTAGGAATAAACTCCGGCATTGGAAAATCTTTTAAACATTAACACAAAAGAGAGCGCTCTGTCCTCTGGGGATTTGAGTCTGAACCTCGCCAAGCTAGGCACTTGCAAGGgggaaaaaagtttatttatcttCTATTCCTGGTGTTTATTTAAAGCTTTTCATTTTAAACGCGGTGATTGGAAGGCAAGTCAGGAGTTTAAAAGTCACCACAAATAAACTTTGTCTGAGGGGTCCACAGATTAGCAAGATCTCGTGTCTCTTTATATGATATTAACATGTGCTGAGAAAACACAACCAGATTTCTCTGCTGCCTGAAGTAATTAACAAAGCTGTGCCCCCTCCCAACTcccacccactcccaccccctacTTTCAAGGTTTCTTTTCCACTAAgtggcttccccccccccccctagcTTTTATGGAGAGTTTCTAGATACTTCTTGTTGGATCTAAAACCCAGAGATTGGTGCATGCGGAGGATCGGAAAGTCTTAGATAGTTGCAGTATCAGGGAAGCCTAGGAGAGTGGTGTGTGGCTGGAAACCCTTCACCTGAATGGTTGAGTAAACATATTGTTAAAACAAAGCTGAAAGCTTTGTTTCTTTGGGAAATGAACAAAGGCTATTCCAAAAGACTTGTAAATGAAATCAGCTTTCTTTACAAAACGTCAAGTTAGTAACACTCCTGTGTTTGtccttaaatatatttaaatcatctccatttcatgttattttaacACATTCTTGTCTAAAAGATAAGTCTTTGTCCCAGTAAAAGGCCCAGTTTTCCCCAgtaagaagtaaaaggcattagCACTAGAAAAGGCCTGATAATTAACTGCTACAATAAACTCACGACTTGATTTTACAGGGTCCTGTCAAAAGCATCTGCCTGGAATAAATCAACACAGCCAGCTCTTGGGGAGAGAGGACACGAGGCTTTCTGCTTTCTTCCTTGAGGAAAGTGAACATTGATCGGTGGTCCATTTCAATTTAAACAGTTCTACTCTGGAGCCCTgaattctcctttctcctctgcaGACCTAGTAGATTCCAGAACAGGTTGCTGAGATGTCAGGCCCTTCAACTTTGGTTGTGGGATTGTAGGTTGCCAGCTGCTCCTAGGCAGAAAGGATTTTTACAGATGTTGACAACTGTAATATCTCAtgctctctctggggagcctttTGGAATTTTGGACATTTGGGGTGGAGAATGCCTGGAAGCACCATTACTGAAGGAAAAGGTATCTCTGGCTTTTCCTGGGGATTCTCAAACAGCACCACACTCTCCGCAGGAGTCTTCCAGGGGGAGCTACTCCTTTTGAATTTCATGACAAATCATGAGTCCTCGCCATCGTCCTCATTTTCCCAGTTAGCAGGTTTGCCTTCTCAGTGACAGTTTGTCTTTGGAGGCACTTCAGTGACAAATGTTTAAGGGAGTGTGGGACAATGGTGGAGAACAAGGGGGCAGTTCATTGAACTGACAGTGACCATACAGTAAATAGAAGGAGGTTCAGGCGTCACTGTTCACCCAAGCACACAGCAACGCTTTTGTATATGACCACAATGGACATAACATAaggtgtctgtttatttttaacaatatataGCAATATACGTGACCAATACCCATATGTAAAGTGGGAAAATGACAGGAAGGAACTACAGTCTTGTACTAAGTAGTTTGAACAGGGCTCCTACAGATGTCTGAAAGGAAGGAAGCAGCTCTTGACATCCACTGCCACAAACTAAAGGGACCACCAGGCTCTGCCACATTGGGGTGCACTGCAGCGCTTTCAACAGGATCTGCATGGGGAAGACAGGACTCCAGACCAGCAGTCTCTCTCCTTTGAAGAGTCGAGAGAAACCCTGTGGAGCAGGGTGCCCTTGCTCACCACTTCTTGCCTTCACACCCGGAATCCATCCCACCAGTGTTGTGTAGTACAGGCTAAAAAGAGGGGGGAAGGCCATGAGAACTTTCAGAGCCATCAAACACTGCCTTTGAAAATCTCTCTACTTTAAACTGACTTTGCATTATTAGCTTACTGGGTTCAACTGTGGAAGTTCTTAAACATAACCTCCTGTATCCTTTTCAAGCCTATGAGAAGCATACATCATTTGTTTTTTGACCTCTTGCACCAAGGAACATTAGAAACACTTGTCAGCTGGCCCGGTTTCTCCCAAAGCAAGGTTGTTGGGAAGCGTCCTGTTACAAATGCCTAGGTTTCCAGTGGGTCTCACTGCCTTGTGAGTTCAGTAAAGTTGGACATTACTGTATTCCATATGAGAGCTTGCCTCTGCTGGACAGTTGAAAAGGTTCACCCTTGGCTATCTGAATGACACAAGTAATGTGCTATTAGCATAAATACTTTCTAAGGCATTCATTTAATCAATTTCTTAAATCACAGAATGATCTACTACAAAATAGTGGACTGTATACACTATATTTTGGCACAAAGATGGTCATTCTCCCACTAGTAACCAGGGGCTCTAAATAAATGatttcaacaatgttttattaAAGGACGACAAGAGCCCTCGAGCTGCATTAATCGGGGAGAAGTCGAGTGGCACTTTTGTTATGGAAATGTTAAGCACATAATAGCACTACCGAACAATGTGCAGCCACTTCATTCTTTCAGCCATGCTGACACCTCTTAAAGAGGAACTGCAGGGAAGGATGTGGGAAAGATTTGCTTTCCGAGGAAGCTTTCAGCTAATATTTTGGAGAGCTACCTCCAAACTTTGTGTAATATGCATGCAACAGAAGCAAGAAGGGCCGCTGAAATGAACAAAGTATCTTCTTCCTTATTTTGGGACCTTGGGTTCCGCAATAAAACCAAatgtctacattttattttttgccttggCATTTGTCAAAACTATATGTTGCTGAATTTGTAGTGCTACAAGTCCAATTTTATAATGTAGATTAAAATTTCAGTTACCCTCAACGGTGTTGATATAGGTTATAAAAAGCTTGGATGACTTCTCATTAAGCAAACAGAGTGCATCTTAAAGTCTGCGAACAGGTAAATACACACAATGTCATAAAGGGCTTCTTCAATCtgtaacaaaaaagtaaaataatattatgtTTCCAGACTTTATGAACACCCTTATGTTCTTTCATTACCAATATCTATTCTTActatttaatttctatatttaaattacATAAGTTCTACAGGATATTTGTGAGTTTGTGGA
The DNA window shown above is from Saccopteryx bilineata isolate mSacBil1 chromosome 2, mSacBil1_pri_phased_curated, whole genome shotgun sequence and carries:
- the GAS1 gene encoding growth arrest-specific protein 1 gives rise to the protein MVARLLGGGGGTRGGTVPGAWLCLMALLQLLGSAPRGSGLAHGRRLICWQALLQCQGEPECSYAYSQYAEACAPVLAQRGGGDAPGAAAAFPASAASFSSRWRCPSHCISALIQLNHTRRGPALEDCDCAQDENCKSTKRAIEPCLPRTSGGGAGGPGAGGVMGCTEARRRCDRDSRCNLELNRYLTYCGKLFNGLRCTDECRTVIEDMLAFPKAALLNDCVCDGLERPICESVKENMARLCFGAELGNGPGSSGSDGGLDDYYDDEYDDEQRAGGAGGEQPLDDDDGVPHQPRPGGGAAAAGGRGDLPYGPGRRSGGHGSSGRLAPQGFWTPFASILLLLLWVLF